One window of Thermacetogenium phaeum DSM 12270 genomic DNA carries:
- a CDS encoding copper ion binding protein, producing MSCRCCGGEGLDRPRKAVLKVTGMSCNHCKKAVEGALRKLDGVQDVQVKLEEDLVVIKYNPLEVGLPEFREAIEEAGYEVQE from the coding sequence GTGAGTTGTCGCTGTTGCGGCGGAGAGGGTTTGGATCGTCCCCGGAAGGCCGTACTGAAAGTTACCGGGATGAGCTGCAACCACTGCAAAAAAGCGGTGGAAGGTGCTCTTCGAAAGCTGGATGGCGTTCAAGATGTCCAGGTGAAACTGGAAGAGGACTTGGTTGTCATAAAGTATAATCCACTGGAGGTGGGTCTTCCAGAATTTCGCGAGGCCATAGAAGAAGCCGGTTATGAGGTGCAGGAGTAA
- a CDS encoding HlyD family efflux transporter periplasmic adaptor subunit translates to MAGHPVGLRRVRQRRKAVKKKVASLTGRFLIFLLVGVSLFWFGKQLYGFCIFQIISTVQAERGVLEDTYGAQGLLLLQETVVRAPAAGKVVPLVKEGDRVPTGKAVVRLDPHPDLAAESRSRELTSPCPGIVSFHFDGWEGALDRNDWESYDPLQLFESLDKQDGRLQQKDEVRCTGEPVFKIIDNLVNPYMFLRLESGSRLSFEEGDLLRLEWGDSGKGRMKVLSLIRRGGAYYAGGELLAARPFPVTRRMTFRVISNSFEGVVLPTSTLVKNGGVTGVITKSPLGLSFKKVDVVGVVGDRVVVKGIAPGVNVVTNPRLASMMMGEI, encoded by the coding sequence ATGGCGGGACATCCTGTTGGCCTGCGCAGGGTGAGGCAGAGGAGGAAGGCTGTTAAAAAAAAGGTGGCCAGCCTGACGGGACGCTTCCTTATTTTCTTATTAGTTGGGGTGTCGTTATTCTGGTTTGGAAAGCAGCTGTATGGATTCTGTATCTTTCAGATCATCAGTACCGTTCAGGCAGAAAGAGGTGTGCTCGAGGACACCTATGGAGCGCAGGGACTGCTACTGCTTCAGGAAACAGTTGTCAGGGCTCCTGCAGCGGGGAAGGTTGTTCCGCTGGTGAAGGAGGGCGATCGGGTTCCAACTGGAAAGGCGGTTGTCCGCCTGGATCCGCATCCGGACCTGGCTGCGGAAAGCAGGAGCAGGGAGCTGACAAGCCCCTGTCCTGGAATTGTCAGCTTTCACTTTGACGGCTGGGAAGGCGCCTTAGACAGGAATGACTGGGAAAGCTACGATCCTCTACAGCTTTTCGAAAGCCTCGATAAGCAGGATGGCAGGCTCCAACAAAAGGATGAGGTGCGCTGCACAGGAGAGCCGGTTTTTAAAATTATCGACAATCTGGTAAACCCCTACATGTTTCTCAGGTTAGAATCCGGCTCTCGACTCTCTTTTGAAGAAGGCGATTTGTTGAGGCTGGAATGGGGAGATTCGGGGAAAGGCCGGATGAAGGTGCTTTCTCTGATCCGCAGAGGTGGAGCTTATTATGCCGGAGGGGAATTGCTGGCTGCGAGGCCTTTTCCTGTAACCCGTCGAATGACGTTTAGGGTCATTTCCAATAGCTTCGAAGGGGTTGTGCTCCCTACCTCAACCCTAGTTAAAAACGGAGGTGTTACAGGGGTTATTACCAAATCTCCTCTGGGCTTATCCTTCAAGAAGGTTGATGTGGTTGGGGTTGTTGGCGACCGCGTGGTTGTGAAGGGGATTGCTCCGGGAGTAAATGTGGTTACCAATCCGCGACTTGCTTCAATGATGATGGGAGAAATTTAA
- a CDS encoding YggS family pyridoxal phosphate-dependent enzyme produces MTGTLKERIAKVHQRIVAACRRAGRDPSEVKVVAVTKMVAAEHLTDALNCGLTVFGENRVQEFLKKYEAIGKAAEWHLIGHLQSNKAKYLVGKVALIHSLDSLKLAKLLDKLSVAHGAPWRVLVQVNVSGEKTKFGLSPEEVPGFLDAVQDLPGIEICGLMTMAPYEEDPERTRPVFRSLRQLRDEMARSRHYLNLEHLSMGMTNDFEVAVEEGATMVRIGSALFSDYYN; encoded by the coding sequence TTGACTGGTACTCTGAAAGAGAGGATAGCGAAAGTTCACCAGAGAATTGTCGCAGCCTGCAGAAGGGCGGGACGGGACCCATCTGAAGTCAAGGTAGTAGCCGTCACCAAGATGGTTGCTGCCGAACATTTAACAGATGCTTTAAACTGCGGCCTTACCGTTTTTGGTGAAAACCGGGTTCAGGAATTTTTAAAGAAATATGAGGCCATCGGGAAGGCGGCGGAGTGGCATTTGATCGGCCACCTCCAGAGCAACAAGGCCAAGTATCTGGTCGGGAAGGTGGCCCTCATTCATTCTCTGGACAGTCTGAAGCTGGCCAAACTGCTGGATAAGCTGAGCGTTGCCCATGGGGCTCCCTGGAGGGTGCTGGTGCAGGTTAATGTTTCCGGTGAAAAAACAAAGTTTGGCCTTTCTCCCGAGGAAGTTCCCGGTTTCTTGGATGCGGTTCAGGATTTGCCTGGGATAGAGATTTGCGGTTTAATGACTATGGCCCCTTACGAAGAGGACCCGGAGAGGACGCGTCCGGTATTTCGCAGCCTGCGCCAGCTGCGGGATGAAATGGCCAGATCGAGACACTATTTGAACCTGGAGCATCTTTCGATGGGTATGACCAACGATTTCGAAGTTGCAGTGGAAGAGGGAGCAACAATGGTCAGGATCGGTAGCGCCCTGTTCAGTGATTATTATAATTGA
- a CDS encoding cell division protein SepF, whose product MSSWYEKLLDLLGLSDKDDGDLDTSPQDFEEEFRGHKRAPVVSIHTSPEVKIVVVAPASFEEAEKLAGHLKSRKPLVVNFANASREIAQRLLDFLSGTVYALNGNMQRIDKETFLFVPSNIIVCSEGVGSNLREQLHVKID is encoded by the coding sequence TTGAGCAGCTGGTATGAAAAACTCCTGGATCTTTTAGGGCTTTCCGATAAGGATGATGGAGACCTGGATACCTCCCCTCAGGACTTTGAAGAAGAGTTCAGAGGGCATAAGCGGGCACCTGTTGTGAGCATTCACACTTCCCCGGAGGTCAAAATTGTTGTTGTAGCGCCTGCAAGTTTTGAGGAGGCGGAAAAACTGGCGGGACATTTGAAGAGCCGTAAACCGCTGGTTGTTAATTTTGCCAATGCCTCGCGAGAGATCGCCCAGCGCCTTTTGGACTTTTTAAGCGGAACCGTCTACGCTTTAAATGGTAATATGCAAAGGATCGATAAGGAGACCTTTCTCTTTGTGCCTAGCAATATCATTGTGTGCTCCGAGGGTGTCGGGAGCAACCTGCGTGAGCAATTACATGTCAAGATTGATTGA
- the proC gene encoding pyrroline-5-carboxylate reductase, with protein sequence MKVAVIGAGAMGSALVTGFLETGLVQPGDLFVSDPDGGALAALGQKHPINTGTDNKEAVRFADVVILAVKPAVVKPVLKEVAPFITTEHLIVSIAAGVSLSVLEESVPAEVPVVRVMPNIPALIGEGMAAIALGKNAGASERKTVETLFAAVGKVVTLSEKDLDAATGLSGCGPAFLAIILEALADGGVKMGLSRQLAMELAAQTMIGTARMIQVTGEHPAVLKDRVCSPGGSTICGVHVLEEGGLRGILMGAVEAAVKRSGKLCK encoded by the coding sequence ATGAAAGTAGCTGTCATCGGAGCGGGAGCAATGGGAAGTGCCCTGGTGACGGGATTTCTCGAAACAGGGCTTGTACAGCCAGGCGATTTGTTTGTAAGCGATCCTGACGGGGGCGCCCTTGCCGCCCTTGGGCAGAAACATCCAATTAACACGGGGACTGATAACAAAGAAGCGGTGCGCTTTGCGGATGTAGTTATACTTGCCGTTAAACCGGCCGTTGTCAAACCTGTTCTGAAAGAAGTCGCGCCCTTTATTACAACAGAGCATTTAATTGTATCCATAGCCGCAGGGGTTAGCCTGTCCGTTTTAGAAGAGAGCGTTCCTGCGGAAGTTCCCGTAGTCAGGGTCATGCCCAACATCCCTGCACTGATAGGAGAAGGGATGGCTGCTATTGCCCTGGGCAAAAATGCAGGGGCAAGCGAAAGAAAAACAGTGGAGACCTTATTCGCTGCCGTCGGCAAAGTAGTCACCCTGTCGGAAAAGGATCTGGATGCCGCAACGGGACTGAGCGGCTGCGGTCCGGCATTTTTGGCCATTATTCTGGAAGCTCTGGCAGACGGGGGAGTCAAGATGGGGCTGTCCCGGCAGCTGGCCATGGAACTGGCTGCCCAGACGATGATCGGTACTGCCAGGATGATCCAGGTCACCGGAGAGCACCCTGCGGTTTTAAAAGACCGTGTTTGTTCTCCGGGAGGGAGTACCATCTGTGGGGTGCACGTCCTGGAGGAGGGCGGGCTGAGGGGGATCTTGATGGGTGCCGTCGAGGCAGCAGTGAAGCGTTCCGGCAAATTATGTAAGTAA
- a CDS encoding YggT family protein: MDGNFVIGIISIAVEIYIWLIVGRVLLSFLRPRTYHPIFRFIYEITEPVLAPLRRILPPAMNIDFSPLVAIIILEIVKALLISLLRNFI, from the coding sequence ATGGATGGCAATTTTGTTATTGGTATTATTTCTATTGCAGTTGAAATATATATCTGGTTGATTGTAGGGCGTGTGCTGCTGTCCTTTTTGCGGCCACGCACCTATCATCCTATATTCCGTTTTATCTATGAAATTACCGAACCTGTTCTTGCCCCTCTCCGGAGAATTCTGCCTCCTGCTATGAATATCGATTTCTCTCCGTTGGTGGCTATTATCATCCTGGAGATCGTTAAGGCGCTGTTGATCTCGCTGTTGCGCAATTTTATCTAG
- a CDS encoding DUF167 domain-containing protein → MSWLSSYGCGVRIQVKVQPRASCNEVVGITEEYLRIRLTAPPVDGKANKQLVKFLGQLFRCGAGKVRILHGTSGRCKLVEIDGISEDDARRLVKNCFRTEV, encoded by the coding sequence ATGTCGTGGCTTTCTTCTTATGGCTGTGGTGTGAGGATTCAGGTCAAGGTGCAGCCGCGTGCCTCCTGTAACGAGGTAGTCGGAATTACAGAAGAATATCTGCGGATCAGGTTAACTGCCCCTCCTGTCGACGGGAAGGCAAACAAGCAGCTGGTTAAATTTTTGGGGCAGCTCTTCCGCTGTGGAGCCGGAAAAGTGAGAATCCTACACGGTACGAGCGGGCGCTGCAAGCTGGTGGAAATTGATGGGATATCTGAAGATGACGCCAGGAGGCTGGTAAAAAACTGTTTCCGAACCGAGGTATAA
- the ileS gene encoding isoleucine--tRNA ligase: protein MEYKATLNLPQTDFPMRANLPQREPEILRYWEKIGLYKRIQEQSKGKPKYILHDGPPYANGNIHLGHTLNKTLKDIVVKYKTMAGYDAPYVPGWDTHGLPIEQQAIKTLGVDRHRVAPAEFRRICREYALKYVDIQREEFKRLGVQGDWDHPYLTLHPTYEAVQIGIFGEMAKRGYIYKGMKPVYWCTDCETALAEAEVEYQEDESDSIYVLFPIRDGKELINVDEKTYVLIWTTTPWTIPGNQAISLHPDYRYVLAEVDGRRVIVAEELLRQVAEIKGETHPPILGAWQGRELEGIRCAHPFYDRDSLLILGEHVTLEQGTGAVHTAPAHGTEDFEVCQKYGIPVLSLVDGSGRYLPEAGIFAGEVIWESNQKVIAELERRGLLYHKSKIVHQYPHCWRCKEPLMFRATEQWFASIDGFRKEALKAIEGVRWIPAWGEERIRSMVAERGDWCISRQRVWGVPIPIFYCEDCQATIINDETIGWLQKLFAEHGSDVWFERSAYDLLPAGFKCPSCGRANFRKETDTMDVWFDSGSSHMAVLEQRPELKWPADLYLEGSDQHRGWFNSSLCTSVAVRGVAPYKAVLTHGFVVDEEGRKMSKSLGNVIYPQDLINKYGADVLRLWVTSADYRNDMAVSLNIMKQLAEAYRKIRNTFRFLLGNLYDFDPEKDSLPYEQLSLLDKWILFRLHQLIQRVTRAYEDSEFHIVYHAISTFCVVDMSSFYLDITKDILYCGAAESRERRGIQTVLYEAANVLVRLLAPVLCFTAEEIWSFLPGARERAVSVHLAEWPQVNRRYLDPELEKTWGKILSLRDQVSRALELARQEKLIGPSTEAEVSLYPEEEETLRFLRRVEQDLPALFIVSAVKVHEVWEAAPAGAVPAEDDWSLKIVIRKAPGKKCVRCWLYRESVGEFSDHPDLCERCYEVVRQQPGGGPD, encoded by the coding sequence TTGGAGTATAAAGCAACTTTGAATCTACCACAGACGGATTTCCCCATGCGTGCCAATTTACCGCAGAGGGAACCCGAAATTCTGCGCTATTGGGAGAAAATCGGGCTTTATAAAAGGATTCAAGAGCAATCAAAGGGGAAACCGAAGTATATTCTGCACGATGGCCCCCCTTACGCCAACGGCAATATTCACTTGGGACACACACTGAACAAAACCCTGAAAGACATTGTTGTGAAGTACAAGACAATGGCTGGATATGACGCTCCTTATGTTCCAGGGTGGGATACTCACGGTCTTCCTATCGAACAGCAGGCCATCAAAACGCTGGGAGTAGACCGTCACCGGGTTGCTCCCGCCGAATTCCGCCGCATCTGCAGGGAGTATGCTTTGAAGTATGTTGACATCCAGCGGGAGGAATTCAAGCGGCTGGGGGTCCAGGGTGACTGGGATCATCCTTATCTTACTCTGCACCCGACTTATGAGGCCGTGCAAATCGGCATATTCGGCGAAATGGCCAAGCGCGGCTACATCTATAAAGGCATGAAGCCTGTGTATTGGTGCACGGACTGTGAAACCGCCCTGGCGGAAGCGGAGGTGGAATACCAGGAGGACGAAAGCGATTCCATCTATGTTCTCTTCCCGATCAGGGACGGAAAAGAGCTCATTAATGTCGATGAAAAAACCTATGTTTTAATCTGGACGACTACCCCCTGGACGATCCCTGGAAACCAGGCCATCTCCCTTCATCCCGACTATCGGTACGTGCTGGCAGAGGTGGATGGGAGAAGGGTAATCGTTGCCGAAGAGCTCCTTCGCCAGGTGGCGGAAATCAAGGGGGAGACTCATCCGCCCATTCTCGGTGCCTGGCAGGGGCGTGAGTTGGAAGGGATTCGCTGTGCTCACCCCTTCTATGATAGGGACTCTTTGTTGATTCTGGGAGAGCATGTGACACTAGAGCAGGGAACCGGGGCGGTTCATACTGCACCTGCCCATGGTACGGAGGACTTTGAGGTCTGCCAGAAATACGGCATCCCCGTCCTTTCTCTAGTTGACGGGAGCGGTAGGTATCTTCCCGAAGCGGGAATTTTTGCAGGAGAGGTTATCTGGGAGAGCAATCAAAAGGTTATAGCTGAACTGGAGAGGCGCGGCCTTCTCTACCATAAGAGCAAGATTGTGCATCAGTACCCCCACTGCTGGAGGTGCAAAGAGCCCCTGATGTTTCGGGCTACTGAGCAGTGGTTTGCCTCCATTGATGGTTTTAGAAAAGAGGCTCTCAAGGCCATTGAAGGGGTGCGGTGGATACCTGCCTGGGGAGAGGAGCGGATCCGCAGCATGGTGGCGGAACGCGGTGACTGGTGCATCTCCCGGCAGAGAGTGTGGGGGGTACCCATCCCCATCTTCTATTGTGAAGACTGCCAGGCCACGATCATCAATGACGAAACGATCGGTTGGCTTCAGAAGCTTTTTGCGGAGCATGGATCTGATGTCTGGTTTGAACGCTCCGCTTACGATCTCCTGCCGGCCGGTTTTAAGTGTCCATCATGCGGAAGGGCTAACTTCCGCAAGGAAACGGATACGATGGATGTCTGGTTTGACTCCGGCTCCAGCCATATGGCCGTGCTGGAACAGCGCCCGGAACTCAAATGGCCTGCCGACCTCTACCTGGAAGGCAGTGACCAGCACCGGGGATGGTTTAACTCATCGCTCTGTACTTCTGTGGCTGTGCGGGGGGTAGCTCCTTATAAGGCGGTGTTAACTCACGGTTTTGTGGTTGACGAAGAAGGACGAAAGATGTCGAAATCTTTAGGAAACGTCATTTACCCCCAAGATCTGATCAACAAGTACGGAGCGGATGTTTTAAGGCTTTGGGTAACCTCCGCAGACTACAGGAATGATATGGCCGTTTCTTTGAACATTATGAAGCAGCTGGCAGAAGCCTACAGAAAGATCCGCAACACCTTCCGTTTCCTGCTGGGAAACCTTTATGATTTCGATCCGGAGAAGGATTCTCTGCCCTATGAGCAGTTAAGCCTGTTGGATAAATGGATCCTCTTCAGGTTGCATCAGTTGATCCAAAGGGTAACCCGGGCTTATGAAGACAGTGAGTTTCATATTGTTTACCACGCCATTTCTACCTTCTGCGTGGTAGACATGAGCTCTTTTTACCTGGACATTACCAAGGATATCCTCTACTGTGGAGCGGCCGAAAGCAGGGAGCGCCGCGGCATTCAGACGGTGCTGTATGAGGCAGCGAATGTTTTGGTAAGACTGCTGGCACCCGTTCTTTGCTTCACCGCCGAGGAGATTTGGAGCTTCCTGCCGGGGGCCAGGGAAAGAGCGGTAAGCGTCCATCTTGCCGAGTGGCCGCAGGTGAATCGGCGTTACCTGGATCCGGAGCTAGAGAAAACTTGGGGTAAGATTCTTTCCTTGCGGGACCAGGTGAGCAGGGCATTGGAGCTGGCGCGCCAGGAAAAACTTATCGGCCCCTCGACAGAGGCGGAAGTCTCCCTTTATCCTGAGGAAGAGGAAACGCTTCGGTTTTTGCGCCGGGTTGAACAGGATTTGCCGGCTCTATTTATCGTCTCTGCAGTAAAGGTGCACGAGGTTTGGGAAGCTGCACCGGCAGGAGCTGTACCGGCAGAAGACGACTGGTCGCTGAAAATCGTTATTAGAAAAGCTCCCGGTAAGAAGTGTGTCCGGTGTTGGCTCTACAGAGAATCTGTAGGCGAATTCAGCGATCATCCAGATCTCTGCGAACGCTGCTATGAAGTTGTCCGCCAGCAGCCGGGGGGAGGGCCGGATTAA
- a CDS encoding ACT domain-containing protein gives MREVVTRAKIAELPDRAELKVAAGTIFTRAARELIKEKGIVLRFIEEGVLTPQQKPQQADGEIERGIVTVIGHDRVGIIAQIAGILAEANVNILDISQTVLQGFFAMIMIVDLSSSRVGFTELRQKLEETGEKMSLKIGLQHEDAFKYMHRL, from the coding sequence ATGCGAGAAGTGGTGACTAGGGCAAAAATAGCGGAACTGCCGGACCGGGCGGAATTGAAGGTCGCGGCAGGAACCATTTTTACTAGAGCAGCCAGGGAACTGATCAAGGAGAAGGGGATTGTCTTGCGTTTTATTGAAGAAGGGGTTTTAACACCGCAACAAAAACCGCAGCAGGCAGATGGTGAGATTGAACGAGGCATTGTCACCGTGATCGGACATGACAGGGTGGGAATTATCGCTCAGATTGCCGGGATTTTGGCCGAGGCCAATGTAAATATACTCGATATCAGCCAGACCGTACTGCAGGGATTTTTTGCCATGATTATGATTGTCGATCTCAGCAGTTCGCGAGTGGGGTTTACAGAGCTGCGGCAGAAGCTGGAGGAGACGGGAGAGAAGATGAGCTTAAAGATTGGCCTTCAGCATGAGGATGCCTTTAAGTATATGCACCGTCTTTAG
- a CDS encoding PFL family protein: MPFSYTPEEIFETIRMVELENLDIRTITMGISLRDCADPDARAAGKKIYEKIVRQAGNLVEIGEELERTFGIPIINKRVAVTPIALVAESCSLDDYAYLGRVLDEAAGEIGINFIGGYAALVHKGFTEGDRKLIASIPQVLSETERVCAAVNVGTTKAGINMDAVYLMGQIIKETAEKTASEDGIGCTKLVVFCNAPEDNPFMAGAFHGIGEPDCVINIGVSGPGVILNVVRHHPDADFGTLASIIKQTAFKITRMGELIGRTASRRLGVPFGVVDLSLAPTPAVGDSVAEILEAMGLEKCGAPGSTAALAVLNDAVKKGGAMASSYVGGLSGAFIPVSEDEGMARAAAAGALTVEKLEAMTCICSVGLDMIVLPGDTSAETIAAIIADEAAIGMINKKTTGVRLIPAPGKRPGDYVEFGGLLGRAPVMAVNRYRPDAFVKRGGRIPAPLQALTN; encoded by the coding sequence GTGCCGTTTTCTTATACACCTGAAGAGATCTTTGAAACCATTCGCATGGTGGAACTGGAAAACCTCGACATCAGAACCATTACCATGGGAATTAGCCTGCGGGATTGTGCCGACCCCGACGCCCGGGCTGCGGGCAAAAAAATATACGAAAAAATAGTCCGGCAGGCAGGCAACCTGGTGGAGATAGGTGAAGAGTTGGAGCGCACATTCGGCATTCCGATTATCAATAAACGAGTTGCCGTCACCCCCATAGCGCTGGTTGCGGAGAGCTGCTCATTGGATGATTACGCCTACCTGGGCAGGGTCCTGGATGAAGCTGCCGGGGAAATCGGGATCAATTTTATCGGTGGTTATGCTGCCCTGGTGCATAAGGGTTTTACAGAGGGTGATCGCAAGCTAATCGCCTCCATTCCCCAGGTGCTGTCGGAAACGGAGCGAGTCTGTGCGGCGGTGAACGTAGGGACAACAAAAGCTGGTATTAACATGGATGCCGTTTACCTGATGGGGCAGATTATTAAAGAAACTGCCGAAAAAACGGCGTCTGAGGATGGCATCGGTTGTACCAAGTTGGTTGTTTTTTGCAACGCTCCTGAGGATAACCCCTTTATGGCAGGAGCATTTCATGGTATCGGCGAGCCGGACTGTGTTATTAATATAGGGGTGAGCGGCCCAGGGGTGATTCTCAACGTTGTCAGGCACCATCCCGATGCCGATTTCGGCACCCTGGCATCGATAATTAAACAGACCGCCTTCAAGATCACACGGATGGGTGAGTTGATAGGGCGCACTGCGTCCCGGAGACTGGGTGTTCCCTTTGGTGTGGTTGACCTTTCCCTGGCTCCTACTCCGGCAGTGGGGGATAGTGTAGCCGAGATTCTGGAGGCGATGGGGCTTGAAAAATGCGGGGCACCCGGGAGCACCGCCGCTCTGGCCGTACTAAATGATGCCGTGAAAAAGGGCGGAGCGATGGCCTCTTCCTATGTAGGAGGCTTAAGCGGTGCCTTTATCCCGGTGAGCGAAGATGAGGGGATGGCACGGGCTGCTGCCGCAGGGGCGTTGACTGTAGAAAAGCTGGAAGCAATGACCTGTATCTGTTCGGTAGGCCTGGATATGATCGTTCTTCCTGGGGATACTTCGGCAGAGACCATTGCTGCCATTATCGCCGATGAAGCGGCAATAGGGATGATTAACAAGAAGACGACAGGTGTGCGCTTGATTCCTGCTCCCGGCAAGCGGCCGGGGGATTATGTGGAGTTCGGAGGGCTGCTGGGAAGAGCTCCGGTGATGGCTGTCAACAGGTACCGCCCTGATGCTTTTGTGAAGCGCGGTGGAAGGATACCCGCCCCCCTCCAGGCCCTGACCAATTAA
- a CDS encoding DUF5665 domain-containing protein: MREITGDLIEALKQKVDELSLNLERMKLAEYVELLNKPKRLLLINFISGVARGLGIAVGFTLLGALVLFILQRLVVLNLPVVSDFIATLVRLVQLQLEGKI, from the coding sequence ATGCGAGAAATCACCGGGGATCTCATTGAAGCCTTAAAACAAAAAGTTGATGAATTATCGCTAAACCTGGAGCGCATGAAGCTTGCCGAATATGTGGAACTGCTTAACAAGCCGAAGCGCCTTTTGCTAATCAATTTTATTTCCGGGGTGGCCAGGGGACTGGGAATTGCCGTCGGTTTCACATTGCTGGGGGCTCTTGTTTTGTTTATCCTGCAGCGCCTGGTGGTTCTCAATCTTCCTGTAGTCAGCGATTTTATCGCTACGCTGGTGCGTCTGGTGCAGCTTCAGCTGGAGGGAAAGATCTGA
- a CDS encoding TraR/DksA C4-type zinc finger protein: MDQEKIAHYRQLLEQQKKEALKSISTFKEAEEIGGLKDTLQELSMYDNHPADIGTETFERSKDIGLRDVAQQQLKKINDALERMAEGKYGICEECGKEISEKRLEAMPETTLCYECRRKQDDRVSSSRRPIEEGVIMPPFGGFAEDRLDNEQRVQFDGEDAWQTVEHFGTSSDFESRDEEGGAVEDVEGIAVYHDTDGMYYQDFRGKDDEGKARDLDEP; the protein is encoded by the coding sequence TTGGATCAAGAAAAAATCGCTCACTATCGGCAACTCTTGGAGCAACAAAAAAAGGAGGCGCTGAAAAGCATTTCTACTTTCAAGGAGGCAGAAGAGATCGGCGGTCTCAAGGATACCCTTCAGGAGCTGTCCATGTATGATAACCACCCCGCGGATATCGGTACGGAAACATTCGAACGCAGCAAGGATATCGGCCTTCGCGACGTGGCCCAGCAGCAATTAAAAAAGATCAACGACGCTTTGGAAAGAATGGCTGAAGGGAAATACGGAATATGTGAGGAATGCGGGAAAGAGATCTCTGAGAAGAGACTGGAAGCGATGCCGGAGACGACCCTCTGCTACGAGTGCCGCCGAAAGCAGGATGATCGGGTAAGCTCCTCTCGCCGCCCTATTGAGGAAGGTGTGATCATGCCGCCCTTTGGCGGGTTTGCCGAGGATCGGCTGGATAATGAGCAGAGGGTACAGTTTGACGGTGAAGATGCCTGGCAGACTGTGGAGCACTTTGGGACCTCATCCGATTTTGAAAGCAGGGATGAGGAAGGAGGAGCGGTTGAGGATGTCGAAGGAATAGCCGTCTACCACGACACTGACGGAATGTATTATCAGGATTTCCGCGGGAAGGACGATGAGGGAAAGGCGAGGGACCTGGATGAGCCATGA
- a CDS encoding glycosyltransferase family 4 protein: MKIGVFTDSYRPYVSGVVRSIETFSRELRRLGHEIYLFAPHYPQTKGEKEVNVFRFPSFNTPFNPEFYIALPFPRRVVRYASGLGLDVIHVHSPFMLGQAGARLARSLDLPLVFTYHTLYDQYLHYAPLAGKLAKRGIIAYARNFCNRCDLVITPTGVIREMLFGYGVQKPVVAIPTGIYPERFRDGDPDFLNKNFGVPPDKRVLLFVGRIGKEKNLAFLMRAFALVSRQVDDAVLVLVGSGPEEAALRRMAYTLGVGDRVVFTGRLPPEVVAGAYAGAYLFAFPSVTETQGLVLAEAMAAGLPVVAQAAFGSLAMVQDGVTGYLCRGGEEEFAGKVLELLNDSDLHRRMAEAAAQLAWKLSAEKMALRMEKAYLALVHGDHDRLLQMGEEW, encoded by the coding sequence ATGAAAATCGGTGTTTTTACGGATAGCTACCGCCCCTATGTGAGTGGTGTTGTTCGCTCTATCGAAACCTTCTCCCGTGAATTAAGGCGTCTCGGCCATGAGATATATCTCTTCGCCCCTCATTACCCCCAGACGAAGGGGGAAAAAGAGGTTAATGTTTTTCGTTTTCCTTCTTTTAATACCCCATTTAATCCGGAATTTTACATTGCTCTACCCTTTCCCCGCCGGGTGGTGAGGTATGCCTCTGGACTTGGCCTTGATGTAATTCATGTTCATTCCCCTTTTATGCTCGGACAGGCAGGGGCACGCCTGGCGCGCTCTCTCGATCTACCGCTCGTTTTTACTTATCATACTCTCTACGATCAGTATTTGCACTATGCTCCTTTGGCAGGGAAACTGGCCAAAAGAGGTATAATCGCTTATGCCCGCAATTTTTGCAATCGCTGTGACCTGGTAATCACCCCAACCGGTGTAATCAGGGAAATGCTCTTCGGGTATGGGGTGCAGAAGCCCGTCGTGGCCATTCCGACCGGTATTTATCCGGAGCGCTTCCGGGATGGCGACCCCGATTTTCTCAATAAAAATTTCGGCGTACCACCTGATAAAAGGGTTTTGCTGTTTGTGGGGAGAATTGGTAAGGAAAAGAACCTGGCCTTTCTCATGCGCGCCTTTGCGTTGGTTTCCAGGCAAGTCGATGATGCCGTGCTTGTTCTTGTCGGCAGCGGGCCGGAGGAAGCTGCTTTGCGGCGCATGGCCTATACCCTAGGGGTCGGCGACAGGGTTGTGTTTACCGGTCGGCTACCGCCGGAGGTTGTTGCAGGAGCCTATGCCGGCGCCTATCTTTTCGCTTTTCCTTCGGTAACTGAAACCCAGGGCCTTGTCCTGGCGGAGGCGATGGCTGCCGGATTGCCGGTGGTTGCCCAGGCGGCCTTTGGGTCCCTGGCAATGGTGCAGGATGGGGTTACCGGCTATCTCTGCCGAGGAGGAGAAGAGGAGTTCGCCGGGAAGGTCCTGGAGCTTCTTAACGATTCCGATTTGCACAGGCGGATGGCTGAGGCCGCAGCTCAATTGGCCTGGAAGCTGTCCGCCGAGAAAATGGCCTTGCGCATGGAAAAAGCCTACCTAGCCCTGGTGCATGGTGATCATGATCGACTGCTGCAAATGGGGGAGGAATGGTGA